The window GGTACAATAAACCTTCTCCTCTGAGATGTCTCAGTCTTCAGTAAGAACTGTGATTTTGTTCCGGTCCTGACGTGGCAGTGAGTTCAGTCTTCACTGTCAGAACAAGGAGCAGGAAAATATTAGTTTCTGTACTAGATTACACATGACAACACAGATTTAAACTGATGGTTcatgttgaaaaataaaatgaatgtgttcaGTTACAGCGAACgtaaatatcattttttttctccagctggCCACCGTGATGCTGCCGGAGGAGGAGAACTTCCTGCTTCTGTTTCGCAGAGAGACGCCGCTGGACAACAGCGTCGAGTTCATGAGGGtgagggtcaaaggtcaacaaATCTGAGGTGGAGGACAGGGGACAGGGGACACTCAGGGAGTATTGAAGATTTATCTTTTTCCAGTTTGGACACTTCCTGAGCTGAGCACGAATTAGTGTATTCctcatttacagtatatgttgaAGGTTTTAATGAACATGGCTCCACTCAAACTTTACTTAATGTAATATTTACTGTACTTATCAGAGCTTTTCTTGTGCATCTTGTTGGTGTAGATCTGGAGGAACTACGACACAGACAGCAGCGGCTACATCTCAGCAAACGAGCTGAAGGTAACCTGAGAGCTTTAGACTCCTCTGCTGTAGACTGTTGTGAGGACGTGAGCCTTATTGAGCACTTTTATGATTTGATGGTAGTTTAAGTTGCTTTTAcctgttgtgtcttttttgtcCCTTCAGGGCTTCCTTCAGGACCTCTTCCTCCAACACAGGAAGTCCATCACAGCTGACAAACTGGAGGAGTACACTGACAGCATGGTAATATGTTCAGATATTCACACCGCTGACGGCTTCTTGTCATCGACACTTAAATCTGACTCGTTTCTCTgcagatgaagatgtttgatAAGAACAGGGACGGCAGGCTGGACTTAAACGACCTGGCCAGGTACTGTTGATGTGTGTCATGTGACCAAGAGGAGAATCATTGAATGAGACCATCTGATCGtcttttacatgtttatttaaaaaatgaggaTAATCTGTCTTTGTTGTCGTCTAAAGAATCTTGGCCCTGAAAGAAAACTTCTTACTGAAGTTTAAGATGGACGTAAGTgtgtagaaatgttttttgatttttatatCATGCTTTTTGATGTTAACTGCAGACGTTCCTGCTGTcttgtgtaaatgtttaatgtttgattaCTTCACTTTGCCGTCTCTGCTGTCAGGCGTGCAGTCAagaggacaggaagagagactTTGAGAAGATATTTGCTCACTACGATGTTGTAAGTTTGAATTCAGATTATTTGTTGTCAAGTTTCTTGCTGTTGACTGTCTACATTTGTTGTTATCGTTTGACATTATAAAAAaagctgtgtctctgtgcttAATTGTGATTTTGCCTCGTTACCATCAGTTGTATTCACATTCTGAACAGTTCAGTGTTTCCTTCTCATCTGCTCATGATCTCTGCAGAGGAGGCTGAATCTATAAAATACACAAGAACATAGTTTGGATACAACCACAGTTCAtttaaattttagtttttaagcTGTAGTCGGTTTCCAGCTGCCACTTTTAATCTGAGTTTCAGGGCTCAGATCAGTTTATCAGTAGACTTTATTCACTGTgctggtgtctgtgtctgcatgcaGAGTAAGACAGGAGCGTTGGAGGGACCTGAAGTGGACGGATTTGTCAAGGACATGATGGAGCTGGTGAAGGTAAAAACCATCAAGAATATACTGATGTGACACACTGGGACAATATTTAATGGATCAGATTAACTACAGGCctgaaagtaactagtaacttaagttaaccagtgaatgtagtggagtataagtacaatatttgcctccaaaagtACAGTATGAAGTAGTATAAAATGCAGTCCGTTCACTGTCCCTGTCCATTGTGTTTGACCTCCGACCTCTGTGTTGACTCTCCTCCAGCCCAGCATCAGCGGCACAGACCTGGACAAGTTCAGGAAGGCCCTGATgggtcactgtgacatcaacggAGACGGAAAGATCCAGAAGAACGAGCTGGCTCTCTGCCTCGGCCTCAAACTCAGCTAACCGACCCTCGACACAACACACACGTCTGACTCCTTATTTAAACTtctctttttacattttaatgtgcaGCTTTCACTCTTTTCCCCCcgtcctgctctcctcctcctttacaGGCTGTCAGTTTGGTGACCgatgtatttacatattttatgcTCGTTAACTTAAGAACAGTATATTTCCAggattttatatatttttctttattataatTCCCAGCAAAGACCGAGATAATGTGtactcactgtgtgtttttgactgcATGACGTGTTGCTTCTTTGTGATGTGGTGACATATAAAACAGTGTTTGCACGACGTCATTGTGAAACCAGTCACATGAGTGATggttaataaaatgtgtttaatctTTGTCAGCTGTCTTTCTTCTCTGACACAATACAACAACTATctataatatacagtatctgtCTTTACATACAGCAAAAAAAGACATATTACATTCAAATGAAActtgattaaaggtgcattatgtaagaactttaagacattacattttttaaaattatcaactgaattttaaaaattaacattatgtcaaagatatAATGTTACAGAGgtattagcatgctagcatctAGCGGCTTAGTTCAAGTAGTTAACACAACATCCTCGGTGCTCTGAGCTCCTAATTGGGTCAGAGTCGGCCAATAGGAGAGCTGGATgcagggctaactgagctaactatcTCAtggcagctaaagttagcagcagtttggTGGTTTGTCTGCTGATGCGCTGCCTCGTTTCTGTTTTGTGtatgaattcttacatattgcagctttacgGTCATTCATCACAGTTTAAATCACATCTGTTTATACTTTGTTGTTAAGGTTGTTCTGTAGTGAAACGAAGCAGTCTGTAACAATTATTAAGATTCTAAAATCAATCTAAAAACTGATTATATGATCTACTTTGTCAGCTTTATTGTGAAATCAACAGCATCGTCCTTTAAAGTAACACGTCTCGTCTCTTAAAGTAAACAAACGCTGGTTCCAGTTCAATGCATAGAGGCCGAGAACGACCAAATAACTTATTGCAGTTAAATTCTGCTGCTTCTCACGATAataatggacatttttcaccatttcctgactttttatagattaaaacattatattttatcaaaaaataaataattgagaAGCAGCTATAGGATTGTGTAAGCTAAGAGTTTTAATCTGGTGTAATATGGTCAAAATTATATCATTGGATGtgatttttcaactgtttttataGGTTTAATGATAATGCAATTGAGTGCTGGAAAAAGCATAAACATCACAGAGTTGACATTACATAACCTTGTAGAAAAAAACGCCTTCATAATTCCTTATAAACTTTTATTACATCCAAGAGTATAACGTCccacaacaaataaaaagcacTAAATGTTGTGCAGAATACTTTtacaatttcacttttttagCTAACATGAACAACCCGGTGAGCAGATATTTTCTGTAAAAcatgatggaaaacaaaactacaaatgttttttaaagtcttttttaaaacagttggTAGTTTTATTGTCCTGTTTTAGATAAAGAGCAGAGTAAGACTGAAAGGTTTCTATATTTATCGATTTTAAAGTCACTGTGCTGcacaaacaaagtcaaatgtgACCTCTAACTACCTTTGAcatcaactttattttttccgAGGGGAAATTCATccagataaaaacataaatcacaaCATGTAAAAGCAAATGCTCTTTTATCCCCACACAACCTCACATAAGACAATGCACACCAGTGCTGAGGGAGAATGAATCATTCTTAGCTGACACAAGTGGAACTTACCTCGTTAGCTTAAGAGCAAACACCTGCACAGGTTGACCCATCAGCTCCAACCTGCCTCCAATTAGCTCATCAGAGTGAGCGGCCACACTGGACACTTGAAAAGGAGCCACTGTGTTAGCAGCAGACATGGAGCTGAGACCATAGTTTCTGATCTTGTTGTTTGTCTACGAGCAGCACAAGTTGAGCAGGctgttctgtttctgctttaagAAAATGGCTTCTGGATTTTGTGTGAGGTAAGAGGACTTTTCAAAACTTTAgcaaatgtttcatgtttaacttggttttgttttgttgacattttcttctgtttcaggCTGCTCTTGCTCTCACTGTTTGGATTTGGGCAGCATGCAAATGGTAAGAATTCATGCTACAAACTGCAGTTCTACTGAACTTctcaaactgacctcaaatgttttctcttcttaGCCCTCAGCTTCAGAAGTGGAGGCTCCAGTGGCTTTACACAGCACTATGACCTGGCTGAAGACTTTCCGAGGAGTCGTAAACCTGCTTTTGCTCCTTCCAGTTATGTGAGTGCTGCACAGCCTAGAGGGCCTCATGGTCATTATGGACCCAGTTACACTGAAAGTGCTTCATCTGAGTACCTGAAGCCTGCTGCACCCGGTGCAGGACGTTTTAGTGGCTCTTATGGTAGGCAAGTAGATGGTTACAGTCCAGAGGGAAGTGTTTCTAGTTACGGGCCTGGCGTACTGATCCGTCAGAAACCAAGACAAAACCCACAGCAGCCACAACATCAACCTAACTCCAATGGAAATGCATTTGAGTCGGCTGTCGTTTCAAGTTCTGGAATAGAGATGCATTCTGGTCCGGCCAAGCCCCAGCAGCCGGGCTACCCGGCCAAGCCCCAGCAGCCGGGCTACCCGGCCAAGCCCCAGCAGCCGGGCTACCCGGCCAAGCCCCAGCAGCCGGGCTACCCGGCCAAGCCCCAGCAGCCGGGCTACCCGGCCAAGCCCCAGCAGCCGGGCTACCCGGCCAAGCCCCAGCAGCCGGGCTACCCGGCCAAGCCCCAGCAGCCGGGCTACCCGGCCAAGCCCCAGCAGCCCAACGTTCTACAAAGCAAAGCTGGTATGTGGGACATTGCACTTCCCCAGGAAGGTGTTGCTACAAGACAGCCGAGCTACCTGGCCAAACCCCAGCAGCCCGGCTACCCGGCCAAACCCCAGCAGCCCGGCTACCCGGCCAAACCCCAGCAGCCCGGCTACCCGGCCAAACCCCAGCAGCCCGGCTACCCGGCCAAACCCCAGCAGCCCGGCTACCCGGCCAAACCCCAGCAGCCCGGCTACCCGGCCAAACCCCAGCAGCCCGGCTACCCGGCCAAACCCCAGCAGCCCGGCTACCCGGCCAAACCCCAGCAGCCCGGCTACCCGGCCAAACCCCAGCAGCCCGGCTACCCGGCCAAACCCCAGCAGCCCGGCTACCCGGCCAAACCCCAGCAGCCCGGCTACCCGGCCAAACCCCAGCAGCCCGGCTACCCGGCCAAACCCCAGCAGCCCGGCTACCCGGCCAAACCCCAGCAGCCCGGCTACCCGGCCAAACCCCAGCAGCCCGGCTACCCGGCCAAACCCCAGCAGCCCGGCTACCCGGCCAAACCCCAGCAGCCCGGCTACCCGGCCAAACCCCAGCAGCCCGGCTACCCGGCCAAACCCCAGCAGCCCGGCTACCCGGCCAAACCCCAGCAGCCCGGCTACCCGGCCAAACCCCAGCAGCCCGGCTACCCGGCCAAACCCCAGCAGCCCGGCTACCCGGCCAAACCCCAGCAGCCCGGCTACCCGGCCAAACCCCAGCAGCCCGGCTACCCGGCCAAACCCCAGCAGCCCGGCTACCCGGCCAAACCCCAGCAGCCCGGCTACCCGGCCAAACCCCAGCAGCCCGGCTACCCGGCCAAACCCCAGCAGCCCGGCTACCCGGCCAAACCCCAGCAGCCCGGCTACCCGGCCAAACCCCAGCAGCCCGGCTACCCGGCCAAACCCCAGCAGCCCGGCTACCCGGCCAAACCCCAGCAGCCCGGCTACCCGGCCAAACCCCAGCAGCCCGGCTACCCGGCCAAACCCCAGCAGCCCGGCTACCCGGCCAAACCCCAGCAGCCCGGCTACCCGGCCAAACCCCAGCAGCCCGGCTACCCGGCCAAACCCCAGCAGCCCGGCTACCCGGCCAAACCCCAGCAGCCCGGCTACCCGGCCAAACCCCAGCAGCCCGGCTACCCGGCCAAACCCCAGCAGCCCGGCTACCCGGCCAAACCCCAGCAGCCCGGCTACCCGGCCAAACCCCAGCCGAGTGTTCTACAAAGCAAAGCTGGTATGTGGGACATTGCACTTCCCCAGGAAGGTGTTGCTCCAAGAAGTTCTAGACCAATTCCAATGGCATCAGTGTACCACCCCAGATGGCAGCAACAACTGGTTCCTGCATACAATAGACTTCATCGACCTTAGGTATCATAGCTGTaaagtttcccttttttttctttgttttttaaatgaattttctCAAGGTAAATGTTACTGGAATTTAGCTTATTGTCGTTTCTGTTTTCAGGTTCCTGACTTCTTCCTGAAGGCAGTCTGTCCTGGCATCAACGTTTGACATTCAATAAAAAGTACTTGGAACTGCACTCCCTGTCTCTGAACGTCATTTGACACCATTGAGTAACATTGCTGCAGTGAAATGTCTTTAAACATGTGCTACTCTAAATGTGTTGACGCTTAACTTCTTTCTGGTTATCAGGTTTTTGTCTTGGGGTGGGAATGGTAGCTCATAGTACTGTTTATCAAGAGACAAGAAACCAGTACTTCACTGAGAAACTTGAGCTTCTACAGCGTTGAACCTGTTGGTGTCCTGTCTGCCATAGTAACTAGCTCTTGATGTGGTAAATCACAAAGCATGAGTTTGGCACCATAAACTTAAAGAATTGTTCTGCCTTTAAtgatttgaattgtttttgtaCTCAATGTTCCAAATCTTGCTCAATTTGTAAACCGCCACTTGAACATTTACTACCAAAAGCAGAAACCTGGCAGTCTTCTTCCCGCCCAGCTGCAGAAATAACATTTGAATGGAAAGAAAACCGACTGGCAATTGAGGCAGTTTGCCAAGCAGGTGGTCGCACTCAGGAAAATTACAGAGGACGGGCATCAAGAGTCAAGACTGAGTCTGCTGAATCTCTGCCATGATCTGAAATTCACAGCCGTGGGCTGCTCAGTTCAGCAAACAGCTGCTTGTTATCACAGTAGAGATGCTATACAGATGCTGTTTGACTCTCTAAAGGCTTTCTACACTTTAAGAGTTGCTGTTGGATGCCAACATTGCAAGGTTTGAAGTTTATATTCCAACTGGCTCATATTGAGCAAGGCACTGTGCAGGAATGGGAGCCAAAATAACTGAGCACAGTAACACTGAGCAGTAAAGTGCTGCAAAAGTGTGTATTTGAATTTTGGTAACTTGGAAACCAAAGAATCTACaactgttttcagtttatttctatGGTTGAAGGTGTATTTATAATTGAAATCAGCTGCTGTGGTGCTTTTGCCTGGTGTCACCTGATTAAAGCCCAGACCTCATCTTTTAAAGGACATACTTTTAATTTAGCATTACAATCAATTAAGCAGATTTGCAGATGCACTTTAGTTGATGTGTTCTTGTTCTCCTCCTGACTTgttaaaattaatatttcatgaGCCGTGACTTCAGACCACACCTCCACCAGGGatgtcacagcagacattttgccGTTGGCAGCGTCAGAGTCTCTCTGATCAGCTTATTATCACTCTGCAGACTCTTTCATGCTCCTTTCAAACCACTGTAGCAGCTGCTGATGAAATGTTCTAGAAATTGAGGCGCTGATGTGTCTCTGCTTCATGCTGTTCTTCACTGATGTCAGTGTAACTGATAAAAGAAGTGCAGAGTCATAATCTCATGATGAGACTCATAAACTCTCCTCTGAACCTGACTGAACATGCTGTAAATCATGAGTCTCCAGCTCCTCGTCTTTCTGCTTTCCTCCCActtcttcagtctctcttttctccccctctctctgatAGCTGTTATTAGTTAAGTCTTCTCCTGTTTTCGGGGAGATAATAACACAGAGCGCTGCTTTTTGTGCATTGActatcaatgtgtgtgtgtgtgtgtgttgttgctccCTGTCATTAAGCAGCGAGTCTGTGTGGTTAAAATGACACAGCTTTGACTGTTTGAAGCTCTGCCAGCTTCACCATCTGATCCCAGATCTTCCTCCAGAGAACCGGTCAGCCCTTCTGGCTTCAGTCCCACTTCCAAAACTTCAGTTTAGGGCCAGAAGTCTGCAGGTTTTCCCTCCCAGCTGCTGTCGAGGGACACCAACTGTAAGAGCGTcttgtttctttcatttattgtgatgttgtgCAGCTGCCAGGACTGAACAGTCCTCCAAATATGTTGTTCTGCATCTGGATTCAAATCTGCAGAATCAAACTTTAGAAGAATCAGAGCTGAGAAAGTATTTGTCGTACGAGCTCTTTTTGTAATAATGGGATATAAATGCAATTCAATTAAATTAGAGAAGGTTTTCCTCAGGAGACAACCGGAGCGTCACTGACTGAGCTTCACCACTAGGTGTCCTCCAACCTACATGAAGGTCAGCAGTGAGAGTTCATGTTGAGGTTCACATGAATACAGAAGCAAACATGCAAACCTTCAGAGGTAAATACCAGAGACGTTAAACCGACACATGGCCTGTAAACATGTGCAAAGAAAAACTGATGTCAGTGTCAAGAGTTGTGAATGCAACAGTGTGTTATCAGCAGGTGATCctggcagaggaggaaacaacGTTCTTTCAGTTAGTAGATTTAGTACAAATTCAAGGTACAAGCTTTACAGTGTTATTTCACTTCATCCTTCTGCtccagttattttttttcttatatctCACAGGGTTTGTAATTATGAGAGGCATGTTAGTAACAAAGGATGCACTGACTCTGATTTATGATACAGAACCTGGTTTAAAAACTtgcaattttaaagaaaagacaacattttgtgCTGTAAAAATCAGGAACttgtacataaataaaacatttagtcaaatacaaacagacacttttctgttttgcaCATAAATTAGGTTTTTCAGAGAAAAATTAGAAAATTGAATCCAAAGTTTTGGTTTGTCTGGTCAGATCTttggtttttcctttttccttcttcATCAGTCGTCAGTCGACCCGTCACAGTTTTCTCGTGACCCTCTGAGAGGTTTGAAACCTCAGGACTGAATCTGAACATAAAGAAAGCTACAACAGGAAAATACTGTTTATACAtctctgtcct is drawn from Pagrus major chromosome 3, Pma_NU_1.0 and contains these coding sequences:
- the LOC140993856 gene encoding secretagogin-like, with translation MERALDSLDAARFLQIWQHFDKHDDGYIEEKELDAFFQHMLAKSEMKREEITEDKIRRLRDRFTSAHNAAADGRLHLEELATVMLPEEENFLLLFRRETPLDNSVEFMRIWRNYDTDSSGYISANELKGFLQDLFLQHRKSITADKLEEYTDSMMKMFDKNRDGRLDLNDLARILALKENFLLKFKMDACSQEDRKRDFEKIFAHYDVSKTGALEGPEVDGFVKDMMELVKPSISGTDLDKFRKALMGHCDINGDGKIQKNELALCLGLKLS
- the LOC140993874 gene encoding uncharacterized protein, which codes for MASGFCVRLLLLSLFGFGQHANALSFRSGGSSGFTQHYDLAEDFPRSRKPAFAPSSYVSAAQPRGPHGHYGPSYTESASSEYLKPAAPGAGRFSGSYGRQVDGYSPEGSVSSYGPGVLIRQKPRQNPQQPQHQPNSNGNAFESAVVSSSGIEMHSGPAKPQQPGYPAKPQQPGYPAKPQQPGYPAKPQQPGYPAKPQQPGYPAKPQQPGYPAKPQQPGYPAKPQQPGYPAKPQQPNVLQSKAGMWDIALPQEGVATRQPSYLAKPQQPGYPAKPQQPGYPAKPQQPGYPAKPQQPGYPAKPQQPGYPAKPQQPGYPAKPQQPGYPAKPQQPGYPAKPQQPGYPAKPQQPGYPAKPQQPGYPAKPQQPGYPAKPQQPGYPAKPQQPGYPAKPQQPGYPAKPQQPGYPAKPQQPGYPAKPQQPGYPAKPQQPGYPAKPQQPGYPAKPQQPGYPAKPQQPGYPAKPQQPGYPAKPQQPGYPAKPQQPGYPAKPQQPGYPAKPQQPGYPAKPQQPGYPAKPQQPGYPAKPQQPGYPAKPQQPGYPAKPQQPGYPAKPQQPGYPAKPQQPGYPAKPQQPGYPAKPQQPGYPAKPQQPGYPAKPQQPGYPAKPQQPGYPAKPQQPGYPAKPQQPGYPAKPQQPGYPAKPQPSVLQSKAGMWDIALPQEGVAPRSSRPIPMASVYHPRWQQQLVPAYNRLHRP